The Salvelinus fontinalis isolate EN_2023a chromosome 9, ASM2944872v1, whole genome shotgun sequence sequence CCTGGTTGGACGGGCTCAGGGCATCAGCGTTGGTAGCTGGTTGGTTACGACTGGAGCACATGTAATACAGGTTTCCAGAAAACTGCATCTTCCTGGACTCCTGTCGCAAAGACTCCCAGACAGCAGAAGCCTCATCCGGACACCAGGCCATCGCCACGTTTGCACAGTCATGAAACTCATCCCAGGATCTGTAGGAGGTGGAACAGAGATggtcacatacagtgcattcggaaattatccAGACCCCGTTACtttttttacagccttattctaaaatgtattaaataaacaattttcatCATCAAAAAAATCAAAACAAACATCctaaccttatttacataagtattcagaccctttgctatgagactcgaaattgagctcaggtgcatcctgtttccattgatcatccttgagatgtttctacaacttgattacgGAAAGGGAAAgtggaatacctagtcagttgtacaactgaatgccttcaactgaaatgcgtcttccgcatttaacccaacccctctgaatcagagaggtgcgggggactgccttaatcaacatccaagTCTTCGGCACCCggattgagtccacctgtggtaaattcaattgattggacatgatttggaaggtacacacttgtctatataaggtcccacagttgacagtgcatgtcagagcaaaaaccaagccctgaGATTGATGGAATTGTCCGTATAGCTCTGAGAGTaatgtgtcgaggcacagttcctctgtggagatgggagaaccttccagaaggacaaaccatctctacagcactccaccaatcaggcctttatggtagagtggcccgacggaagccactcctcagtaaaaggcacatgacagccctcttggagtttgccaaatggcacccaaaGACTTGCAGACTgtgaggaacaagattctctggtctagtgaaaccaagattgaactctttggcctgaatgccaaatgtcacttctagaggaaacctggaaccatccctacggtgaagcatggtggtggcagcatcatgctgtggggatttttttcatcggcagggactgagagactagtcaggatcgagggaaagatgaacggagcaaaatacagaaagatccttgatgaaaacctgctccagtgcgctcaggacctcagactggggaaaaaaattcaccttccaactggacaacgaccctaagtacacagccaagacaacgcaggagtggcttcggaacaagtctctcaatgtccttgagtgcccagccagagcctggacttgaacctgatcgaacatctgtgaagagacctgaaaatagctaacctgacagaacttgagaggatctgcagagaagaatgggagaaactccccaaatataggtgtgccaagcttgtacacCCAAGggcctcgaggctgtaatcgctgccaaaggtgctccaaCAAGGTACTGAATGAAGGGTctgcatacttatgtaaatgtgatatttccgttttttctcatttctaaaaacctgtttcttctttgtcattatggggtattgtgtgtgtaacaCCACTCAAACATCTTAGATTCACATTCCCTGTATACAAGTGCAGTAAGGCTAAACTTGCACTGTATTTGGATATGGGCCCATGGTCTTAACTCAACCCTTAAACAGCACATCTGTTGGGGGCTTAGGGCATCTGTTTATCGTACACACAGGAGACCTTGAGGGGAATGGGTGAAACAAAGAGGAAGCAAAATGCAGCCTTGCAAAGTCCCAGAGTCACATGTGCAGTAGAAAACAGCAGAGTAACAGCAGGTGAAGGGCAGCTTGTTAGCAATATCTGCCTGCAGTCTATTTTCTGATTAAAATAATAAAGGATTGCTGAGGTGTTAGATTAAACACTTGATCTGAAACATACACTGCATGCTAATGCATAAACAAACCAAGCTCACGGCCTGGGAAACAAGGACATTACCTGTTCTATTAACGACAGATTTTCCTTAATTTTTATTCTCTACTCAAGGTAAATTCTCCTATCATTCCATAGAGAATACTGACAGTGGTGCAGCCTTGGCCTAGATGCAAATCTGAGACTTTTATCCAGTAGGGAAAATACTGCCTTTCTACTAACTGCCTTTCCCTAACAGATTTGACCACATTCCtaggaagagtgtgtgtgtgtgtgtgtgtgtgtgtgtgtgtgtgtgtgtgtgtgtgtgtgtgtgtgtgtgtgtgtgtgtgtgtgtgtgtgtgtgtgtgtgtgtgtgtgtgtgtggatgcgtgCAATCGTGCGTGTGTGCAGACGTATGTATACGCACGCACGTAAGAGTAAGTTTACTGAATGGCAGGATTAGTACCTTAATTGGTACCTTAAGGAATATGACAAAAATAATAACATAATTGTAATGACCACTATATACCTGAAGATAACAAGTGTGTCTCCATCTCCCCAATACTGAACAACAACTCCCGACAGGACCTTCCAACATTGATGCAATGTTTTCTGGGAATGGATTGATCTTGATGGGGTGATGCATCTTCCAAGGGGGTCATACTCTAGCTCAACAACAACCATTTAAAATGGCTACGACAATTATTCAAATCCAGATTAAAAGGCAAATGCAGTTTTGAACCTTCAcgactttaggaccatgcggacgcctggGAGCGGGAGGGGAGGCTGTTTATGGCTGGCTGGCTCAATGGAGAGCTAATCGATGCAACTGTAGGGAGCAGCGCGACTTTTTCTGGAAACAGTGCTGAGGTAAAGATGGCTGTACTTTGGCtaggtaactgctgtttgactTGATATGAAACTGAACTAGAGTGTAACCCCGGTGCTGAACTAGTGCGTAGCAGCTAATGTGTTTGTAGAATGTTAAGTCCcttattgactgaggtgaatgaagctaCAGCAACAAGTTGATCATGTCCTGAGTCAAATTTTGCTTGTTTTTGATGTTCTCCAAATTGTATTTTAGAGTGTTTTAATGTGTAGACATTGAGTAAATGAGATTCGATTTTATAAAAATTCCTTGACATAATGTTAAGATGGATTACAGACGCATGTATAAATAGAATGGAAGACAGAGATGGATAAAGAAAGACACTCAATATTTAATTAGGCACTCCAATATGCCTCCAGCAAATGGGAAGTGCTGTCAGGATGTTAGAGAGAGCTGGGGCATAACCATGGAGAAGAAAGAGTGAGCTGGGGCATAACCATGGAGAAGAAAGAGTGAGCTGGGGCATAACCATGGAGAAGAAAGAGTGAGCTGGGGCATAACCATGGAGAAGAAAGAGTGAGCTGGGGCATAACCATGGAGAAGAAAGAGTGAGCTGGGGCATAACCATGGAGAAGAAAGAGTGAGCTGGGGCATAACcatagagaagaaagagagagctggGGCATAACcatggagaagaaagagagagcgatggagataTTGAAATAGAGGTAAAGATCTGGTGAAGCCCATCGTTCAATGGTAATTCAATTATGGGTCACAGTGTTATGTCAATTTCTAatttcagagtgtgtgtgtgtgtctataaatAACATAGATGAGGGGATTTGTATCTACTGTAAGTTCATAATCATTGGTCTTGGTTCATCTGTCAGTGACTGTAGggctataatgtgtgtgtgtgggggggggggtgcttacTTGCAGATGGTGTGTATCTCCTGTGTGTCCTCATCTTTCTGGGCACTGTCGGTCAGGCTGTCTCCCAGAGCCATCAGACACTGAGCGAAGCCCTTATAGATGGAGTGACACCTCCTGGTGGAGGCAGCAGAGCTGGGACAGGGGCCGACGACTGgacggagacacagagacatacagtataccaTCAGCACTCTCTGTATCCCTGGCTCACATTGGGGAGAAATGAGCATCAGGAGATTTCAATATTGCCAAGCACAGGACTTCTGAGGGGTTTTTGTAAATGTGTTTGGTTACTTTAAACAAGTGGCAACAAAGCTCTGTCTTGTACAAGGCTTGACAAACCTTGGATCCTCTATAGCTGAATCCTCAATATGTATACTacgtgaccaaaagtatgtggacacctgctcgtcgaacatctcattacaaaatcatgggcattaatatggagttggtcccccctttgctgctataagtctccactcttctgggaaggctttccactagatgttggaacattgcggggacttgcttccattcaaccacaagagtattagtgaggtcaggcactgattttgggtgattaggcctggctcgcagtcggcgttccaattcatcccaaaggtgttgggGGGTtaagatcagggctctgtgcaggccagtcaaattttccacaccgatctcgacaaaccatttctgtatggacctcgctttgttcaCGTGGGCATTGATAGGCTGAAACAGGGAACGGCCTTCCCaaaaactgttgctacaaagttggaagcgcagaatcgtctaaaatgtaattttatgctgtagcgttaagatttccattcagtggaactaaggggcctaccccgaaccatgaaaaatagccccagaccattattcctcatccaccaaactttacagttggcactatgcattggggcaggtagcgttctcctgacatctgccaaacccagattcctccgtcggattgccagatggtgaagcgtgattcatcactccagagaaggcgtttccactgctccagagtccagtcTTGCTTTACCCCACtctagctgacgcttggcattgtgcatggtgatcttaggcttgtgtatggccgctcggccatggaaacccctttcattaagctcccgacgaacagttattgtgctgactttgcttccagaggcagtttggaactcggtagtgtgtTGCAAACgaagacagatgatttttacacgctacgcacgtcagcactcggtggtcccgttctgtgagcttgtggcctaccacttcacggctgagccgttgttgctccaagacgtttccacttcacaattttagcacttacagttgaccggggcagctctagcagggcaggaatttaacaaactgacttgttgccacattggaagtcactgagctcttcagtgaggccattctactgccaatgtttgtctatggagattgcatggctgtgtgctcgatgtatacatctgtcagcaacaggtgtggctgaaatagccgaatccactaatttgaaggagtgtccacatacttttgaatatatagtgtatctatagctGTACATCTTCAGCTCTCCTGACATTGAGAGACATGGTTGTTCCTTTGTCAGCCTATTTCAGATAGAGTACTTAGGTCCTTGAAATCAGCATGGTTTTACACAATCCAAACTAATTGAATCTGAACAGCATGATGCACTGTGCCAACAACCAACCTTGAAGGTGCACACTCCAGAAAGTCCATGTGTGAAAAATAAGTTTGGGAGGAAAGTGGCCCTGAAGGATGTTTTAGCTAAAGCATGTCAGAGGGGTACAGGCTGTAGTGTGAGTGACCCAGATACAACTTAATTTCAAGATTGCATTtaggatacatacagtatatcacaaaagtgagtacacccctcacatttttgtaaatatttgagtatatcttttcatgtgacaacactgaagaaatgacactttgctacaatgtaaagtagtgagtgtacagcttgtacaACAGTGTAAAtgtgctgtcccctcaaaataactcaacacacagccattaatgtctaaaccgctggcaacaaaagtgagtacacccctaagtgaaaatgcccaaattgggcccaaagtgtcaatattttgtgtggccaccatcaatAGGTTGTGTGGCCACCACCAATAGgttttaggtctggagacatgcttggccagtccatcacctttaccttcagcttctttagcaaggcagtggtcgtctatgaggtgtgtttggggtctttatcatgttggaatactgccctgcgacCCAGTCTCCGAAgagaggggatcatgctctgcttcagtatgtcacattacatgttggcattcatggttccctcaatgaactgtagctccccagtgccggcagcactcatgcagccccagaccatgacactcccaccaccatgcttgactgtaggcaagacacacttgtctttgtactcctcacctggttgccgccacacacgcttgacaccatctgaaccaaattagtttatcttggtctcatcagaccacaggacatggttacagtaatccatgtccttagtctgcttgtcttcagcaaactgtttgcgggctttcttgtgcatcatctttagaagaggcttccttctgggacaacagccatgcagaccaatttgatgcagtgtacggcatatggtctgagcactgacaggctgaccccccaccccttcaacctctgcagcaatgctggcagcactccaacgtctatttcccaaagacaacctctggatatgacgctgagcacgtgcactcaacttctttggtcgaccatggcgaggcctgttctgagtggaatctgtccagttaaaccgctgtatggtcttggccaccgtgctgcagctcagtttcagggtcttggtaatcttcttatagcccaggccatctttatgtagagcaacaactctttttttcagatcctcagagagttctttgccatgaggtgccatgttgaacttccagtgaccagtcagtatgagggagtgtgagaggatgacaccaaatttaacacacctgctccccattcaca is a genomic window containing:
- the LOC129862499 gene encoding neuritin-like; amino-acid sequence: MVSLVNYACIFLPLALHLIVGPCPSSAASTRRCHSIYKGFAQCLMALGDSLTDSAQKDEDTQEIHTICKSWDEFHDCANVAMAWCPDEASAVWESLRQESRKMQFSGNLYYMCSSRNQPATNADALSPSNQEEINQESLKAHAHCPGPASFFLLPSCLSFLLLLPSL